In Lagenorhynchus albirostris chromosome 1, mLagAlb1.1, whole genome shotgun sequence, the sequence gagaagcccacgcaccgcaatgaagagcagtccccgctcgccgcaaccagagaaagcccgtgcacagcaatgaagacccaacgcagccaaaaacaagaaTCAAGGGGACAGCCTTCTCCCCATCATATTCCCTCTACCTAGAATCTTCTTCATTTGGTAAAGCCTTACTCCCTTTCTAGGCTTAATTCAGAAACCAGCTCTTCTCTGAAACAGACTCCACTGAAATTGACTGAATGATTCCTGCCTCTGTTCCCCATAGCTTTTGTGAGAATACTGAGCACACCCTTTCATTGTTCACAGCACACACATCTGTTTATTCCTGCACGagttagtctttttcttttctctctctttttgtctgCGCTGcacggtttgtgggatcttaggtccccgagcagggatcgaacccgtggcccACTGCAGtggcagcgtggagtcttaaccactggaccaccagggaagtccccaggactTAGTCATTTTTATATCCCTCTCGCAGAGCCTGGGAAAGGGTCTAGCATGAAGCAGCTGTTCAACAACCTTAGCAAAGTAAATTGTATGAGTGACCGCCACAGACAACAGGTAAGTAGAATTGTAACTATTCCTGCCCTTGAAGTAAATCCTGTCAGTGGGAGAGGAAAAGGCTTAAGAGTGAGACAGGAAGTTAATACGTATATTAAAGAGTGATCTTTAAGTGTAGATAAAGGAGGAAAAGGATTGGCCTAAATCCAACCACGACACCGGCACAGCTCAAGACACAAGTGAATGTAATTAGAGGCGTAAGGCGTTCATTCCTGCATAACCACGGGTTTCTTGTTCAATTACACAGTTTTCTTATATGCCCTCTTTAAGACAGGAAGCAAGGTGGGAACGATATTACGGATAATAGAGGCTCCTGACAGAGAAAGAATTCCAGTGGATACTGGCAGTTCAGCTGTTCTCTTCAGAAAGAGGCTTCAAGACAGCCTGCCTTTTTATTATGTCTGGTGAAGGTGAAAACGGCTGTTAAAAATATCAGCGAGGAGACATTTATGGAGTCCCTACCTCAGGCTAAATACTTGCGGAAAGTTTTCACAGATTATCAGATTCTCCTAATATGAGTTAGAGATCatggtccccattttacaggaagAGGACTGAAGATCAGAACAATGAAATGAGTTGCTGAGATTGCAAACCTAGTGCCGGAGCGTTGATCCAACCAAATTCCGGGACCCTTCCTACGACTCCCTACAACCCCCTCTTCCGGTGTTTGGAACACTGACACTCACCTACTGCATTGTGTGAACATGATTCCTGTTTAAAGACATCTGGTTTAGGCTATTTCACATCTGCTAAATTGTAATCTGAGGATTCCTTTCACGTGAAGCTGGAGAATTTGTCTGTACTCCTTGGGCATCTCATGGAAACCGCGCTTAGGTAACCTGTTGTCGTAGTAGTGATGGCTGACAGGTGTGTTCTCTCCAGTTTTAGAGAAGGGCCAGAATCCATAGAGTTTCACGTTCTCGCACAGTTCAACTGCCACGCTTGTGATCATCAAGCCGGAGGACAGGCGATACTCGGTCACACCCTTAGTCCTCCAGAAGAGGGCAAGGTTTTTCAGGTACTTGGGGTGGAAAAATAAGGCTCTTTGTCTTGCTTTAGACTCCTTCAGTGTGTAGTACACCTTAAAAGAGGCCGCCGTGTTGGCCCTGAAGGAAAATGCTGGCAGAAGGACGAATGCATCTCCATAGGTTGCAACGTCCTccagaaatattgttttcttttcctttaagttcCCATATCTGCCAAAGTTTTAAAACATCATGATTTTAACAGTAATCATCAAAGGAGCAGTTTTGGTAACATGAGGCTGAATGCACCACTGGCCAAAAAATAGAACCATTTATATCACTGTATCTAAAAGAGACAAACTGCAGACTCAGAAAAAACGCACATTAAGTAAGCATCTTGTAAACATCAGGGGCgaggtcttcatttctctttcttggcACATCTAGGCTCTCATTCCTACCTTCTTATGGGGCAATACCCTTACTGgacatacattttttatattattttatcttccaactcAGTCCTTTTTTCCTAAGGTTGCTTTTTAATGATGAATTACCTTCCAAATGTATAATGCTGAAATGTTTTCTCAAACATAACACACTCTTAAAATatctgtacattaaaaaaattcattgagctgtacgTTTGTATATacatgttattataaaataacagTTTCCTTTAGAAAGTCTAAAATATCTATAtgcataaaaacacacacacacacacatcttaaaTTTCCTCCATGGATTGTGACAGCTCTAtgtgtttaatttaaataatacctCAGTAAATATACTGGTGTGCATGACCGCGTGTGTTTAGAAAATAAGCCTTGGGGAGACAGgtacaatattttatattctcttaAGCCATACTAGAACTATTTGAGGGGTGTATTCTACTAATAACAATTATTAGTCACTTCGGATGAAAATAGTTGAATAAAACTATATATAGGATTTTTATTAAACAGCCAACATTTTGTAGTAGTTACactgtggaaaataaaatacacgaattattttttagtaataaacTGCCCGAAATGAAAACTTGATTTTGCCAGGTTCTCCTAAGGGTTACTCTCTGAAGCTTCTAAATAGACTACGTTTTTTCAGGAAAGCGCTATCGAGACAAGAGTAACACTAAAATTCtgaaaggaaatctaaaaaaggaaCTTCACTATTAAAAAGTTCTCATTGGATTAGCAACATTCAGCTTATGACATCAGAAGTACAACTGGACATACCTCTTCTGAGCCACAACCTAAATTACcaaatattcttatatattttcctaaaaaGCCATTCCAGCTGTATCAGAAGTCAGTCTCAGCAACAAGATTAGTGCTCAGACTAAGAAACAggttaaataataagaaaaatgttcttgAACAGTTATGTAATTTGAGGTACTTACCTTAGTCTTATGATACTGGGATTTAGAGTCACCAGGTTGGTTTTAGTGCCAACATCATTGGTAACATTTCCTGTGGTTGGGGGGAGGTTACACCTGAAATTTGGAAGGAAAACTATTCTCAAAATATaacttgtgaaaaaaaaatgtacatccaCATACATCCACACATATACATGtgatcattctcattttattggAGAAAATTATTGTTGTTAAGAGGACCCTCAGAATTCATCTGATTTCCATCGAAAAACAATAAGTACTGAACTCTTAGCTGGCATTTCAACActggataaaataaatgaatttgataaaTGCTTTCAGTACTATGTAAGACCTTTATAAGTAACAAAACTAGAAATGACAATTACACCTTGCCTAGCTTTTGAAGAGTTCATgttccttttattaaaattattatttatattaattagatTCCCACAGAGGCATATCACCaatttacagattttaaaaaattgaggcacTGCGACTAAGGTTATAATGTCTGCCAGAAGCAAagactatataaaaaaaaatcaaaatttcctGATTCCCATATGGACTGTTTTTCCAACAAATTAAGCTGTTAATAAACAAAGCCTTAACATTCTTACAATGATGTTTTCATATTGATGTTCTCATCCTCTTTTGAgcactattttgtttttaaattggaaaacAAATTAAGAATTGTAATTCTGAGTACGTGTATTCTTgtcacacagaaaagagaaagtatcATTTCAGAATTTCAAGTAGACCATTTCTTTAAAGCTATACATACAAAGGGAGCATCTCTGAGGAAGGCTGTTTAAACTTGATGTGTTCTGTAAGATGAGGTTGAAATATTCTATTCCATGCTCTATGAAATATATGGATAAATGAAACATGTACTTCTCTCACtgataaaaaaaagatacatcagaaaacaaatatggcaccttgggaaaaataaatattaatttagatAAGAGGCCACAGAAATGTCTTCATTAGTGGGCTTCCTGTAACAAATCTACTTTCTAGAACAGTCTCATATTCTTTTGAAGACTCAGAGATGCTTTCCAATATGGTATCACTGGAGACCCCTAGGGGAAATATTGGGTATTGTATATACACAGTACAGTAAAGCCACTCAGCCCCTATTTTTGCTCCTTACACACTTAACTGACAGCTCCCAAtcttctgaaatgaaaaaaaaaaaaaaaaagagaatcagctTCCAGATGGTTTTATAAACTATGAAACATGTACAACCAAAACAGACATaggcttaaaaattaaataaattttaatgacaCCAACTATGTACAGCCCCAATTTGACCTTTCAGTTTGGAAGGCTAACTTCAAAAGGAACTCTATATTCAGAAAAATGGCTGGCATCAACAAATGCAGAATCTAGAAATACACGCATTTATTTTAGAGTTATAAATTAAGTAGCTGttgagttttttgggttttttcccctgcTTGTTAAACCTAAACTTGTATTTCTTATATCTGCTATAAAGTAAAGTGGATGTTTAGGAATAATATTCACCCCAGATGTTTTGGGAATTTTCAGTCTATAAAAATGTCTATTACGAGAAGAATTATTTATCTTCCTTATGGTTTTTCCATACTGAGTACTTTAACAAAATGGCTAAATCATGCAGGTATTGGCCATTTTCACATTCACCATGACGAACACATTCAATAATGGTTGGACTGCCAGGTCTGTTGTTCTGTTATTATCTTCAGCATAAAATTCTAAATGAGATTAAAGTGAGGGGGAGCTACTGATTCAGaaacatgtttctttttcatgGGCAGCATTAAATCAATAAAGCTCAAAGGATCTCCTCTGATGTATGCAATTTGTGCTCCTGAAATAGGAAGAAACGGATTTCAACTGACTTTATAAAAAGGTGCATTTCAATTGAAATCCACCCTCACAGGGATGAATCCTCTTTCCATCATATTCTGAAAGTGGAGATGCTCTGTGGCTTGTGTTATTAgttcagacacacagagaaactacttttgtttctgttttggcaAGCTAGCTTGTATTgagatataaacattttaaaagatcagaaTTTAGAAgctgcacattttttaaaaatttcagcccAGAAACCTAAATAAACATCAATGTTGTGTGGCTATACAATATCTAAGTCAGCATTTTCACAAGTATTACCTGAGAACCAAGTGTTCTTGAAATGctctgtttaagaaaaaaaaaagtatccttaaTATACTGAAGGCTCTGACAAGTCCTGCAGTGAAGACCCTCTTTGACTATGATCTCATGCAGGGTTTCTGGAAAGTTAAGTGACCATAGCAACATTCAGAGGAACTCATGATCCATTTAACACTTTTGGAAACACACTAGATAAATTGCAGGCTTAAGCAACAGAGTTCAAAGGTCAAAATTTACACAGAGTATCTTTAgcctattcatttaaaatatccagCTGATCTTGGATGTCAAAGAAACCAATTCGACAGAGCTTACCTAAAAACAAAGTCAGATTTATCGATTTCGGCTCCGCAGAGAGACTGATTCAGAATCCCCCCATTTCCAACCACCGCACACTGATTGTAAGGGTACCCCACAAAAGGCTGAGTCTatcaggagaaagggaaaaactgtCATAAAATAGCTTTAGTTTTAGAACCATAAACATCATCAGCTTAATTCAAGTAGCTTAATCTTTACACatgctaaggaaagaaaaagaacaagaagcaaTACCACAGCATGTTAATCAACTTACGACATCATAAAAAAATCCTGTAAACCTGTTTCATTTCTCGAGAGGAATATATAGCATATCATAGATAAACATAAtgtaataatacaaaatataatacACTTGTTCTTAAAATGTACTTTAACGTATTTTACATCacataattaagtaaataaattgagGATGAGAAAATCCCACATGGGCCTTTCGGACTAACAGGACCATTTCcagccaaaaatagaaaagaaagcaatTCCAAAGTAGCATTCAATTCTCTATTCTTGGCCATAAAATTAATAGATAATTTAGTGAAAGTTCTCTGTGCTTCTAAGCAGGTAGACCTTCAGGCTCAGTGATGACAGATTTATGCCTGCGACCTCTGTACATGACCAGCCAGGGTGCTCCAGGGAGGCCCAGTAACTCTGTGCTGATTTGTTTCAAATCCATTTCTAAGGCCAGAATCATTTTTGTTTCCTCCAAGGACCCAACTGGCCGATCCCAAAAGGCTTCCCACTTTTACCAAATCCTCCGCGGTCTGAAACATAACTTTTCAATTTGATAGTGTACTTTGCCTTTGCTGGTCACTTTTCCGGAAGTAAGGATGTGACCTTCACCAGCAGCAAGGGTGTCAGCTCAGAGTTCCGCGATGATGAGGTCCTGATTCACCTGCTTTGCCTCCAGAACGTGAGTGTAGGTCCTCAGGGGCAGAGAGCATGTTTATTACTTTTCATTTCCCCTGTCTTCTACTGCAGACCTCGCCTAGAGGACCACTGCTTTTTGATGGGTGACGACTGGCCCAATGGCCACCTGGGTGCAACCCCCAGCACCACGTTGGAACCCAGCTGTACCAGCTTATGGGCACCAACTGgtaaatattcaggaattttgtgagccgATTGTGAAACCACTGGTAAATTACAATCGCCACGATGGGGATATTTACACTGCTACGAATCAGGGAACCCTCCTGCCCAGTGTACCAGCCCCACTGGCAACGCCCCAGGACCAGTGTGGTTCTGAGCTGCCCAGCAGATCCTGAATCACCCTGACTGCCGCGTGCTCCTGAATCTGCACTGGGAGATGCCAAGCAAGTGACGAGAACTCTCTTCCAGCACGTCTGCGTTTgtccatgaaaatgaaaactcatgTTGCGCTGCTGGTGCAAGAAGCGCTTTCCCGAGTCGTAACTTGTTAACACGTGGAATCCATCCAACAACCTTGCgagcattttacagatgggaaaacggAGGCATGAGTTTAAGGAAGGGCTagaaagcagcagagctgggattcaaaaccAGGCAGTCTGGTTCAGAGTCCATGGTCTTAACCACAACACATTATACAGGTGCTGTTTGTCATTCAAGGGGTAAAAGGTTAACTGAAGGATGTGCCTTATTTCCCTGCACAGATGTGACCCCAGCAGAGTGTCTGGCTCTTTAATGAATGGTTCCCACAGACCCTGGGCTACTTCAAATCACTGAACTCCTAGCGCAAGATATTTTCAGACCGTGTTTACTAACCGATACCACAGTAAATTCTGAATTTTACAGACAGGGCAGAATGCAAATAGGCTCTTTATGGTACAAAAGATTACTGAGGGGAACGTATCTCCAATTAAGCACTCAAAATAACGAACGTTTTTCTCTGGTTTCTTGGTCAACTGGGAGGAAAAAGTCCATATGCTTTGCTATCTTACGTTCAGTAAGAGTTCAAATAAATGACAATTTCAACGTTCCTTAAAATAAGGGTCCTAAGAAAACGCAAATCTGGGCCACTTAACTGCCTGCTTGTTGCTAACTCTGGTTGAAAACCAGCTTCGTTGTTTTCCTTTCAAGTAACTAGGCAAACCTTCGGAGTAAGTGACTTCACACCATTTCACCCAAAGCATCTATTGCGATCTGCTCGCTGTGTGCCCCACAGAACAAAGCAGGGTTGGGGTGTGGGAAGCAACCTCGGATGCTGTGTCTGTGGAAGGGGATGttgaagaaacacagaaaagtgaCCTTGCTTTGCAGCTGTTACTGTATTAACTTCGGAATTTCCTCCCCctagttttaaaaagtcagtatTAATTTGGAAAGTGGATGCTGTTGCTAATTGCATCCAGAATTAACAAGCCTATGCTGCTAAGTTATTCTTTTCAAGGGGCCAAATCAGAAGCAAAAAAATACCTGCAGCTCCTCTGTTCTGACCAGCCTAAGGCAAGGACAACACTAGCAACAATGGCAAGAGTGAAAGAGTCGCTCTCTGTGGAAGGTCTTCCCTGATAAGGGACAGAAATATTCTTTAGTTGTTATCTTTTCAGCTATTGGTAATTTCGGTGCATCACGAGGGGATTTTCAGAATGCCGTAGGAGTTATTTTTTTGGTCCCCGTTCCCTTCCGGAAAATCTGCAATATTTTTTCTCTAACATTGTGTATTGATTTTTCGTTCATTCCCAGAAAATTATACTTCCTTTGaattgtaatattaaaaaaaaaattggaacaaCGTACATGACAATAAAATAGTTGAAACAAGTCAAAGGTccagcaaaatggaaataattgtaAGAACTGAATAGTCTACAGTTGgtaaacagcatatataaagCGATCCCGTTTTGACCACTGACTTGGCCTAATTGCTTTTCATCAAATCATAAAAAGatgcctgagggcttccctggtggcgcagtggttgagagtccgcctgccgatgcaggggacgtgggttcgtgccccggtccgggaagatcccacatgccgtggagcggctgggcccgtgagccatggccgctgagcctgcgcgtccggagcctgtgctccgcaatgggagaggccacagcagtgagaggcccgcgtaccaccaaaaaaaaaaaaaaaaaaaaaaagatgcctgagAGTGTAGTTCATCAGCAGTgggatattttcaggagaaaaattcCCCCCAAGTTTGGATTTATAGTGTAATGATACAGTATCATTACTCATTAGTTTAAATAACGAATATGTAATGAATGCATCTGTGCACTGGGGAACGCCCTAGGAGCCTGGGATACATAAGAACACAGTAGATAAAAATCCCTCTCTTGTGGAGGTTATGTTTACGGACCGCAAATTCTTATGTATTTACTTCCCAAAGACTAGTCACATAAACCTACAGTTCTTTGTGAAGGAATTGATTTAGTCACGGAAACTGACAACTGGAGGAGTCTTATTGCAGGTGAAAAATGGGCATCTTCCCAAGTCCTGGTAATTACTATGCAGAAAGCCCAAGTACCTCATCTCATTCAAGAATGAGTCATGAAGACTCATGGGCTGGAAGAGCTTATCATTTAAGATATAAATACCATTCCCCGCAGAGCCACAAGTATTCAAAACTGCCTTGGACTGCCATACGTATCTTACACAACACAACAGAGTGTGGCATTTTAATGAATTAACTGCTCCattcttctatctttttttttttgcggtacgcgggcctctcactgttgtggcctctcccgttgcggagcacaggctccggacgcgcaggctcaacggccatggctcacgggcccagccgctccgcggcatgtgggatcttcccggacggcacgaacccgtgtcccctgcatcggcaggcggattctcaaccactgcgccaccagggaagcccccattcttaTATCTTAATCTGAGCCAACATTCACCTTAAATGTTGACACAAACCACAAGAAATTCTCACTCACCACTGGCAACATATCAAAAATGTTCTCTCTGATTTGGATTTTGCTTTTACTTTCCACCTCGTAACTCACGTTAGTCCCGACGGGAGTGTTATTTTGAGAAACAATGAAGTTTTGAACGGCATCACAACACGAAGCAAGTTCCACTCTGCAAAGCATAAGGATAAAAGTGAGTCAAGGAATGAGATTAAGAAACCCAAAATAGAGACGACGATGGAAAACGCAGAAGAGGATTTTGCCATACTGACTTTCAGAGAGAAGATACCTCATTCGCAAAGATGACATTTTTATCTCATTCCATTCTAACTGTCCCTGGATGGTGCAAGAGTGCTGTGGTAGGACTAAATAGCAAAGAACATTAACGTACTTACACTCAGGCAGGGACCGAGTCACCCATAGGAAATACTGATTATATAATGGTTTAAATACAAAGACTTCTTTCTCATGATAATGTTGTAACAACAGAGAAAATGACAGAATaccttctaattattttattaaacagtACAGAAGCTAAATTAAGACCAGTGTCACAAATCATCACCCAAACAATATGTAATCATTTATTATGAGACAAGTTCAATGAAAAGAAGCATCATTCAACACAGTCATTTTTTTTGAGCTTcactgaggtataattcacaaatacgtatggggaattccctggcggtccagtggttaggactctgcgcttcctaaCAGGGGGTCtggggttctatccctggtcggggaactaagatcccataagcctcgTGGtgcgggcaaaaaaaaaaattcacaaattgtTTATGTTCATGGTTTAATATGCATACATcctgtgcaatcatcaccataaCCACGCTAATCAACATGTCCATCACCTCGCATagttatctttttcctttttcttcttctttttatagtAAGAATTGAGatttaccctcttagcaaatttcaagtatgcaataca encodes:
- the ST8SIA6 gene encoding alpha-2,8-sialyltransferase 8F, which encodes MRPGGALLALLASLLLLLLLRLLWCSTDTPARPRFFVEESREAIHGTRAAPRTPGSPPTRPPRTTNSTYLNEKFLPPTERCQNLQAGLETLSNKTRKYSEDDYLQVVTSIQSCPWKRQAEEHEKFRVELASCCDAVQNFIVSQNNTPVGTNVSYEVESKSKIQIRENIFDMLPVTQPFVGYPYNQCAVVGNGGILNQSLCGAEIDKSDFVFRCNLPPTTGNVTNDVGTKTNLVTLNPSIIRLRYGNLKEKKTIFLEDVATYGDAFVLLPAFSFRANTAASFKVYYTLKESKARQRALFFHPKYLKNLALFWRTKGVTEYRLSSGLMITSVAVELCENVKLYGFWPFSKTGENTPVSHHYYDNRLPKRGFHEMPKEYRQILQLHVKGILRLQFSRCEIA